TCATTGTTGGCTGAGAGATTGTTGACCAAATCGATCGTTCCGCACGCTAGTATATAAGACAGCTAGTGATCACTTACAACGTTCATCACACATCAGCTGGCCATTTTCAAGCAATGTCGACCTCATTATTCGTGCTTCCCGCTCTGCTactggcggcagcagcagccaccAGCAAGACGGTTGTGGAGAGCCTCGTCATGGCTCCTAGCTGCCAGTCGAGCTGCGGCGGCGTGGACATCCCCTACCCTTTCGGCATCGGCAGCGGCTGCTTCCGCAAGGGCTTCGAGATCGACTGCATCAACAACGGCCCAGTGCTAGCCGGCACCACCCTTCAGGTGGTGTACCTTTCAGTGGATCCCGCGGAGTCGCTGGTGATGCTCCCCGTCGCGTGGCAGTGCTACAACGCCTCCAATCCAGGGGAAGCCGAGGACTACAGCAATGGCGAGACAGGTATGAACAAGGACGGCGTGTACCGCATCTCGTACACGCACAACACCGTCATCGTCCTCGGCTGTAACACCTTTGCATTCACGGCGAGCGCGAGGACCGACGACGGCGGAAGCGCGGCCTCCTACCCCAACATCAAAGGGTGCATGTCCTACTGCAACAACTCGGCGAGCGCCGAGGACGGCATGTGCGCCGGCGCCGGGTGCTGCCACGTCGACATCCCGCCGGGGCTCACCGACAGCTACTTCAAGTTCTGGGCGTACGACCACTCGGCCATGATGGAGTACAGCCCCTGCGACTACGCATTCCTCGTCGACAGGACCAACTACACCTTCAGGCGCTCGGACCTGCTCCTGGACAGGAACCGGACCTCGCCGGTGCGGCTAGACTGGGCCATCCGCGACAACGACGACGACACCGTGCCCGACGCCGTATTGTCGTGCGCTAGCGCGGCCAGGAGCACCACCACGGAGTACGCCTGCGTCAGCGATCATAGTGAGTGTGTTGACTCCATCAATGGGCCGGGCTACAGCTGCAGCTGCTCCGATGGCTACGAGGGCAACCCCTACGTTGTCAACGGGTGCACCAGGTTTTGGCCCAGCTCCACTATGCCGCCGCCGAGTACAGTACGGCGACGATGGACGACGAAAACAATCTGAGTGAGACGCGTGCACTTACACCAGTACTTCCGCCGCGCGCGCCCGAGGAACACGGCAACACGTGAGAAACCAAGCCAGCCAATCGATTAATCCAGCTTAGGCCGAGGTGTTTTGGGAGGTATAATTCGGTCTTTTTATTCCAGCCGAGCCCAAAAGTATGTCCAGCCCAACGCGAAAACGGTGGAGAAGCAGGACTCACGTTTTCTATGTGCGTTTtcggaaaaaaaaaaaaaaaaaaacgcgtTTGACTAGCTCCGCGGGGGCGCGCATCCTAGCTGCGGGCGTAGACTGGTTTGACCTGGCGCCGCATGAATCTCATCCGGTGGGCTCGCCTACGTTCTGTAAACGTGAGTATACGTTTCGCGCGCGGCAGGCGAACCTGCAGCTACTAATTAAAGCCAAACGCATGCAGAGACGTTTCGGTCCAAAACAAAATTAAACACTACTCCAGCTAGTAGTGTAGTGATCGAGGAGACGTGAACAAATCGCACCGGCTAATTACCGGCCATCAAGACCGTGCATTTTTCATCCATCAACAGTTCAACAAAATTAGCCCACGGATTTGCGACTAGTACTACGCCAGCAATTTAATTATTAGCCCACCCACTATTTAGCTGCATTAATTCATTTCCTGCACTCGTACGTGCACGCAAGATTCACGCCTCGACTCGTACGTTTTATTCTTTGAAATGGAGGGATATACACTATATAATATCTACGCACATCGAATTCTAGACAAATCTACGACGTGGTTTTTCAGACGGATGGAGTACTACATCTTATGTGTTATACTATGCTGCACACATGAGCTACTGTATGCCGCTGATTTCGCATGGTCATGTGTAGACCGGCCCGATGAGCGCCCGGAAAAGAAGCAAGAACAAAGTACGAGAAACTCTAACACTAGGGTAGATGATTTCCAAAGCCTCCAGGACCACCTAAGTGGAGCTCGTATTCACAAGTTATAGCTCACCACAAAATAAAACCCAATGGTGGAGAAATCTCAAAACACGCCTGCCAATCCTAGCACGTCTCCACTACGCCCGGatggtacacacacacacacacacacaccctagCTTTACACCCAAAGTGGTGATTTAGTATGACCTTCACATCTTTGTTAGGCATATAATAGAGCATATATAAGAACAACACCATCTAAAAAAATGTGGCAATTCAAGTATTTTTGGAAACCCTAACCTGTAGCCACGATGACAATACAACACATAAAATTATAGGTAATGTATAAACTAAATATCAGGGATCTCCAAAGCAGTTTCATGTATCCCCTGAAGAAAAGGCAAGAAAACAACAAAGCCACTTTTCCTTTAAAGTGGCACTTGTGCACTATAAGTTTAGAAGCTTCATACAACATACAGTAGTATTGTTAGTGAAGGAAGTGCCACTTGGAAGTTGTGTTTTGACTTTTCCTCTTTAAATTACTCTTATATGCCCATAATAGGATCGCAAGCAAAATGAAATTATTTTGACTCTTTCTCCcaagatttcacggaaaaaaAATGTCGCATGGGCCCCGCAACGTGTCCCTCTACCTTTTCACCAAAAGAGACTATTTCATGTGATTTTACTATTTTATTTTGTTATAATTGGTCATAAAAACAAGACCAAACCAAAAACAGGCCAACTTCATATAAGAGTTAGGTCGGTGGCTTAGAAGTGGAAGTTTTTCACTATTGTTTGTAAATGAGGTACCAAGAGAAATTATTGTTTGTGAATGAGGTACCACTTCAAAGTCATGTATTTGTTTTTAATCCAACATTAATATGACCTTGCTAGGACCTAATGCAAAACGGGAAGCCATGCATGCTCACGAGATTTCATGTGAAACCTGTGACGCTGGTGGATGCGAGTCTAAATTTAGGGTGAACAAGGAGGCACTTATGTTGTAATTTTCC
This Lolium perenne isolate Kyuss_39 chromosome 1, Kyuss_2.0, whole genome shotgun sequence DNA region includes the following protein-coding sequences:
- the LOC127328980 gene encoding wall-associated receptor kinase 4-like — its product is MSTSLFVLPALLLAAAAATSKTVVESLVMAPSCQSSCGGVDIPYPFGIGSGCFRKGFEIDCINNGPVLAGTTLQVVYLSVDPAESLVMLPVAWQCYNASNPGEAEDYSNGETGMNKDGVYRISYTHNTVIVLGCNTFAFTASARTDDGGSAASYPNIKGCMSYCNNSASAEDGMCAGAGCCHVDIPPGLTDSYFKFWAYDHSAMMEYSPCDYAFLVDRTNYTFRRSDLLLDRNRTSPVRLDWAIRDNDDDTVPDAVLSCASAARSTTTEYACVSDHSECVDSINGPGYSCSCSDGYEGNPYVVNGCTRFWPSSTMPPPSTVRRRWTTKTI